In Aestuariibaculum lutulentum, one DNA window encodes the following:
- a CDS encoding glycoside hydrolase family 88 protein, producing the protein MRKSTPFYLVLLFVIYSCGKSNVSIDTKIYETLELSSKQYKFMSQNLPKGRYPKTFENNALETSGSGWWCSGFYPGILLYLDEINENKTFQSEIERVLNDLKVEQYNTSTHDLGFMMFCSFGNAQRLNPNPKYEQILMNSAKSLITRYDKNVKCIRSWDSAPWNKADENDLVVIIDNMMNLELLFWATKHSGDSLYYDIAVEHANKTMKNHFRDDFSSYHEVIYDESTGEVKEQITNQGAADNSSWARGQSWGLYGFTVMYRETKNPKYLKQAEQIANYILNHPNLPLDMVPYWDFNAPNIPNELRDSSAASINASALFELSTFFTGEKQKQFYKAATKILNSLLTPQYLVQDESQGGFLLKHGLGNMPNKTEIDVPLTYGDYYFIEAMVRYKKLKNI; encoded by the coding sequence ATGAGAAAAAGTACTCCTTTTTATCTAGTCTTATTATTTGTAATCTATTCATGTGGAAAAAGTAATGTTTCAATAGATACTAAGATATATGAAACTTTAGAGCTTTCCTCAAAGCAATACAAATTTATGTCCCAAAACCTTCCAAAAGGTAGGTATCCCAAAACATTTGAAAATAATGCTTTAGAAACTAGTGGTTCTGGTTGGTGGTGTAGTGGATTTTACCCGGGTATACTGTTGTATTTAGACGAAATTAATGAAAATAAAACTTTTCAATCAGAAATAGAAAGGGTGCTTAATGATTTGAAAGTTGAGCAATACAATACTTCCACGCACGATCTTGGTTTTATGATGTTTTGCAGTTTTGGTAATGCACAACGTTTGAATCCAAATCCAAAGTATGAACAAATTTTAATGAATAGTGCGAAATCTTTGATTACGAGGTATGATAAAAATGTAAAATGTATTCGGTCATGGGATAGTGCTCCTTGGAATAAGGCAGATGAAAATGATCTTGTAGTTATCATAGATAATATGATGAACTTAGAACTTTTATTTTGGGCTACCAAGCATAGTGGGGACAGTTTATACTATGATATAGCAGTTGAGCATGCTAATAAAACGATGAAAAATCATTTCAGAGATGATTTTAGTTCATATCATGAAGTTATATATGATGAATCTACTGGAGAAGTAAAAGAACAAATTACTAATCAAGGAGCGGCAGATAATTCTTCATGGGCTAGAGGTCAATCTTGGGGTTTGTATGGTTTTACTGTTATGTATAGGGAAACAAAAAATCCAAAATATTTAAAACAAGCAGAACAAATTGCTAATTACATTCTGAATCACCCTAATTTACCTTTAGATATGGTGCCTTATTGGGATTTTAATGCCCCGAATATTCCAAATGAACTAAGAGATTCTTCAGCAGCTTCTATAAACGCTTCTGCATTATTTGAACTATCGACTTTCTTTACTGGAGAGAAACAGAAGCAATTTTATAAAGCTGCCACAAAAATTTTAAACAGTTTACTAACTCCCCAATATTTGGTACAGGATGAATCTCAAGGAGGGTTTTTATTAAAACATGGGTTGGGTAATATGCCTAATAAAACAGAGATAGATGTGCCCTTGACCTATGGTGATTACTATTTTATAGAGGCTATGGTGAGATATAAAAAATTAAAAAACATTTAA
- a CDS encoding SusC/RagA family TonB-linked outer membrane protein, producing the protein MKEMIRNRRLCFYGFKCNLSILLVCSFIFQTQALETSETNLLYEVKQDQQNQLKGTIFDSNGQPLPGANIIEKGTVNGTQSDFDGNFQLEISDLNSTLIVSYVGFKTQEVQLNGQSTINISLVEDASALDEVVVVGYGTQKRSDITGSVVSVPKERLSNLPVSNVLQAIQGTTAGLNITQNSSVPGSSASVQVRGVNSINAGNSPLIILDGIPFFGVSNDINPNDIESIEVLKDASAVAIYGTRGSNGVILITTKRGRKSDGKPTVKYSGYVGVEEIANPLTPMGPDAYVQKYADFLSANGLSQTAVLPNSSEVENYDAGITTNWLDEATQSGLIQEHNISLSSGNEKSQYYFSASHLDQKGVVKGYNFKKNTFRFNADSEIVDWLKIGTSAFFSENNYSGGRANFLEATAMSPYSVPKDDNGDYIIYPMSPELLFRNPLIGLTTDRKDITRNLTGTGFLEINPIEGLKYRLNASYTFNWGNYKSYSGRAADDNSGTGYVSNAETGNWVIENILTYSKDFDKHHFDLTALYSAQEVDYFQSESRAVGFVNDGLSYYDLASGTTQSVNSRGNSYSLVSQMGRINYSYDSRYLLTFTARRDGYSAFGANTDKYGVFPSVALGWNIKNESFLENSDAVNALKLRFSYGKTGNQAIGVNQTATIASSVRFPFDGTALTGVRYNSIGNANLNWESTTSSNIGVDFGFLNNRISGTVEVYKSKTEDILLRRNIPNITGYANIWSNLGSMQNEGLEVTLNTTNIETKDFSWKSTINFSTFRNEILELYGDGQDDIGNRWFIGEPLGVFFDYEKEGIWQEGEDIASVDPIAQPGDIKFKDQNGDGKIDSDDKIILGRTTPEWTGGFTNTFRYKNINLSIFIQTSQGGLRSNRDLTYADEAGRRNLPADFRYWTPENKDNYWPSLSAYKNYKGYGFPEDFSYVRIKDVRLSYVFPSEILDKIGVNSLTVYAAGRNLHTFTKWYGWDPEISYDSRGAGNWTNNYPQVRTISFGLNVSL; encoded by the coding sequence ATGAAAGAAATGATTAGAAACAGAAGACTATGTTTTTATGGGTTTAAATGTAATTTATCCATATTATTAGTTTGTAGCTTCATTTTTCAAACGCAGGCACTTGAGACAAGTGAAACCAACCTGTTATATGAAGTGAAACAAGATCAACAAAACCAATTAAAAGGAACTATCTTTGACTCAAATGGCCAACCTTTACCGGGTGCAAATATTATCGAAAAAGGTACAGTAAATGGAACTCAGTCAGATTTTGATGGAAATTTTCAATTAGAGATTTCAGATTTAAATTCTACTTTAATTGTTTCCTATGTAGGTTTTAAAACACAAGAAGTTCAGTTAAATGGACAGTCTACAATTAACATCTCTTTAGTGGAGGATGCCTCAGCATTGGATGAAGTTGTCGTTGTTGGTTATGGAACACAAAAAAGATCTGATATTACAGGGTCTGTGGTTTCTGTACCCAAAGAGCGTTTATCCAATTTGCCCGTTTCAAATGTGTTACAAGCAATACAAGGTACTACTGCAGGTTTAAATATAACTCAAAACTCATCAGTGCCGGGTAGTTCTGCCTCTGTACAGGTAAGGGGTGTAAACTCTATTAACGCAGGTAATTCACCTTTAATTATTCTTGATGGAATTCCTTTTTTCGGAGTTTCAAATGACATAAATCCAAATGATATAGAGTCTATTGAGGTGCTTAAAGATGCCTCAGCTGTAGCGATTTATGGAACTAGAGGTAGTAATGGGGTAATTCTTATTACAACTAAGCGTGGTAGAAAATCAGATGGAAAACCAACAGTAAAATATAGTGGCTATGTGGGAGTAGAAGAAATAGCAAATCCACTTACTCCAATGGGGCCTGATGCTTATGTTCAAAAATATGCTGATTTTTTAAGTGCTAATGGATTAAGTCAAACTGCTGTTTTACCAAATTCATCTGAGGTAGAAAATTACGATGCAGGAATTACAACAAATTGGTTGGATGAGGCTACTCAATCGGGGCTAATACAAGAACATAATATTAGCTTGTCTAGTGGAAATGAGAAATCTCAATATTATTTTTCTGCATCACATCTTGATCAAAAAGGTGTAGTGAAAGGCTACAACTTTAAAAAGAATACGTTTAGGTTTAATGCAGATTCTGAAATAGTAGATTGGTTGAAAATTGGAACCTCGGCTTTCTTTTCTGAAAATAACTATAGTGGAGGTAGAGCGAATTTTCTTGAAGCTACAGCAATGAGTCCATATTCTGTTCCTAAGGATGATAATGGTGATTATATTATTTATCCAATGAGTCCAGAATTACTTTTTAGAAACCCATTGATAGGATTAACAACAGATAGAAAAGATATTACTCGTAATTTAACAGGTACAGGATTTTTAGAAATAAATCCAATTGAAGGATTAAAATATAGACTAAATGCTTCTTATACTTTTAATTGGGGTAATTATAAAAGCTATTCAGGTAGGGCTGCAGATGATAATAGTGGAACCGGTTACGTTTCTAATGCAGAAACAGGAAACTGGGTAATTGAAAATATATTAACCTATTCAAAAGATTTTGATAAGCATCATTTTGATTTAACCGCTCTTTATAGTGCTCAAGAGGTTGATTATTTTCAATCCGAATCCAGAGCTGTGGGTTTTGTTAATGATGGATTATCCTATTATGATTTAGCTTCGGGTACAACACAGTCTGTAAATTCTAGAGGAAACTCATATTCTTTGGTTTCTCAAATGGGAAGAATTAATTATTCTTATGATAGTCGTTATCTTTTAACATTTACAGCTAGAAGGGATGGCTATTCTGCATTTGGAGCTAATACCGATAAATATGGCGTTTTTCCTTCAGTTGCTTTAGGTTGGAATATTAAAAATGAAAGTTTTTTAGAAAATTCGGATGCTGTTAACGCTTTAAAATTGAGATTTTCCTATGGGAAAACGGGTAATCAGGCAATAGGTGTTAATCAAACGGCAACAATTGCTTCTAGTGTAAGGTTTCCTTTTGACGGGACTGCACTTACAGGTGTAAGGTACAACTCAATAGGAAATGCTAATTTAAATTGGGAATCAACAACATCTTCAAACATAGGGGTCGACTTTGGATTCCTTAACAATAGGATTTCTGGAACAGTTGAAGTATATAAATCTAAAACAGAAGATATTTTATTGAGAAGAAATATCCCTAATATTACTGGGTATGCAAATATTTGGAGTAACCTAGGTAGCATGCAAAATGAAGGTTTGGAGGTTACTTTAAATACAACAAATATTGAAACAAAGGATTTTTCATGGAAATCAACAATTAACTTTTCAACCTTTAGAAATGAAATTTTGGAATTATATGGTGATGGCCAGGATGATATAGGTAATAGATGGTTTATAGGGGAACCTTTAGGGGTGTTTTTTGATTATGAAAAGGAAGGTATCTGGCAAGAAGGAGAGGATATAGCTTCAGTAGATCCTATTGCTCAACCAGGAGATATTAAATTTAAGGATCAAAATGGAGATGGAAAAATTGATTCAGATGATAAAATTATTTTGGGAAGAACAACTCCAGAATGGACAGGAGGATTTACAAATACGTTTAGATACAAAAACATTAATTTAAGTATTTTTATTCAAACGTCACAAGGAGGGCTGAGAAGTAATAGAGATCTAACCTATGCTGATGAGGCTGGAAGAAGGAATCTGCCTGCTGATTTTAGATATTGGACCCCAGAAAATAAAGATAATTACTGGCCGTCGTTATCTGCTTATAAAAATTATAAAGGTT